The DNA window TCCCCTTATTTTTATTGATCTCCCTGCAGGTGCTGCTCATGCTCCTGATGGGCCTTGTAATGTTGTGGGAAATAAAAATACTGGCCTGGATAATAATGAGAAGAGACGCAATCGCTCCGACCACCACATAATTCTGTTTTTCCAGGATCTCCTCCCCAAATGTCTTACCGTCTATCAGGAATTCCAGCTTCCATCCCAGTTTATTGCCCGTCTCATTGGTGAGGAACACCTCCCGGTCGGATGCTGCGCTGCTTTCATAGGTCAGAACCGTTCCGTTTTCATCTGTGATTCTGATATATCCGCGCCCGTAATATCTGTATTTCTCCCTCAGATCGTCCTCGCTGATTTTCCCGGTCAGGAAATTGACGTCCTTGTTGATTTCATCAAACATCTGAAGCGCCATTGCTTTCTGGTTGTCCCTCTGCATCGTGTAGCCGTTGTAATAGGAAATGGCGCCGAACCCGCAGATTACGATGATTCCTACAAATAAAAAGGGAACCAGGATTTCATTTTCTATCTGGAAAAACCATTTTGACAGTCTATCACTCAGCCATTTCATCTCTCGTCCCCCATTTTCTCTCAATGTACGAAACTGCAAGGTATGCAAAGACGGAACAGGCCGTGGCCGGAAAAGCCCAATACACCCTGGTGGTTCTCCCCCAAAGCAGGAGTGAACAGAGGACTCCCGTTATAAATGCCGCATAGGCCCCTGCTTTTGTCCCCTTCGGGTACAGCAGGGCGCCGTAAATAAGCGGTGTGAAAACCACTGCAAATGCTCCCCATACATCCGCCCCGAAAAAGAGGATATTACCCGGCGGATTGATGGAGAGAATCAGGGACAAGGTGCCGCCAATAAAAATAAACCATCTGGCCCGGACCAGGAGCTTTTCCTCCTTCATCCCATTGCTTCCGAACTGGCCGGCCACGTCGTAGGAGAGCATAGAGCCAATCAGCAGAAGCTGGGAGTTGGCGGTAGAGAGGCAGGCTCCGATCACGCTGATCAGGAAAAAGCCGCTGAACCTCGTATGGAGCAGATGATCAATCGCGTAGACAAAGATGTCGTCCGTTGCACAGAATGTCTCCAGATGGGGAAACAGGATTTTAAGTCCCAGACCGATCTGGGTCAGGGCGAAATAGAATACCGCGAGAAACCCCATAGCGCAGAGAAGCATCCTCTTTGCCGTTTTCTTATCTTTTGCCGCAATAATTCGGACCATATACTGGGGATTCGTAGCCAGCCCCATCCCCCAGCCGAAGAACATGGAGATATACATAAGAGGGGAATAATCCCGGAACAGTCCCTTCTGTTCCACCACCGCTCCGGCCTTCATTGTTTCCCGGGCCACGGTGCCGTCGGTCAGGAGCCATGTTCCCTCCACTTTTCCCACAATGACAAAGTAGATTACCCCGACACTGATTGCAAGCATCACCAGATTCCCGGCGTCCGTCTTGGTAACGGAGTTAAAACCGCCAAAGGTGGAATAGAGGATGAACAGATACACCAGAAAAACGGCCACCTTGTAGTCGATATTGAGCAGGTTGGAGGCGGCAATGCCAAACCCCTTTATCTGCATGACGAGATACATCACATATCCGCCCGACATCAAAAGGGCCGAGGCAATCTGCAGCCCCTTGGAGCCGTACCGGTTGCGAATTAACTGGGGAATTGTAAAAATGTCGTTGTCGTAGAGCCGGTCACTGATTGCATACAGCATCACGGCTCCGATAAACCATGGAATAACGGACATGGAAATGACGGCCACACCGTTCTGGTACACGTTTCCCGTATACCCCAGAATCGTGGCCGCCGAAATCCAGGTTCCCACAAATGTAAAAAAGAGCCGGCAGACGCCGATTTTCCTCTCTCCGACAAAAAACTTTGAGATGGAATCGCTCTCCCCGAAGGATGATTTTCCTATAATAAGAATTGCCAGCGAATAAAGTCCGAAATAGACCAGATAAACAAATGTTTTGCTCATTTTCCCCCCCACTATGCCGGCATGCCTTAAGGCATGTTCTTCCGTTTTTTTCCTGTCCTTAATTATACGTGGTAGGGGAGGGTTCGTCAACAAAACGGGACGGGAGGGCATAGAAAAATAACAGAACGGTATTGGCATTGAATCAGCCTTACACTTTAGGGCCGGCTGCAATAAAGAATGAGGACTGCGGTTTCCGCGTCCTCATTCTCTGTTTTACCGCCGGTTTACACCCGCATCTTTAATTACTGTTTCACACCCATAATAACGCCCTCATCCAGTCCCGCCTCATCACACATCCAGAATCCGCCATCTTCTTTTACAATATAAAATCCATACCTGTCTCCGTCCCTGAACCGCTCTTTTTCTTCATCTGCCACCGACACGCGCCTCGCTCCATTCCGGTATGCCTGGTGCACCACGCGCCTCACAACGCCCTCAAACTCTTCGTCCTCACAGCGGTGTATTGTAAGATAGGCAGGACCGCCCCCGCTTACTTCCCTCTGATCCAGAACGTAATGCCAGTGTTTATTCTTCCCTTCCAGATAAGGCCGGAGTTCCTTCTCATAATCCAGGCTCGCCAGTGTCAGACCCTCGGCTGGGATTGTCGGTCCCGCTGCCGCCCGGTTTCTGGCCTCCAGTATCTCTTCCATATGCTCAGGGGGATAAACTCCCATTCCTACCTTCACAAGTGTTCCCGTAATAATGCGGACCATATTGTAAAGGAAACCACTGCCGCTGATGCGGATCGTAATCATGTCCCCTGCCTTATCGACGTCCAGGCTGTAAATAGTCCTTACCGTCTCTTCCGCCTGGGTACGAGTTGTACAGAAACTCTTAAAATCATGTTCTCCTACCAGAAAAGCGGCCGCCTTCTTCATCTTGCCCACGTCCAGATCAAAATAACAGAAATGGCTGTAAAGCCGTTCCAGCGGCATACTGATTTTCCGGTTCATGATCTTGTATTCATAAGTCTTTGTACAGTTGGCCTTTCTGGGGTGAAAGGTGAGCGGAACCTCCTCCGATGCCTGGATCCGGATATCGTCTGGAAGACGCTGGTTCAGGGCAAAACAGATTTTTTCACCCGGAATCCGGCTCTCCGTATCAAAAACAGCCACGTTGCCTCTCGCATGGACGCCGGAATCCGTCCTGCTTGCGCCGATAACGGCAACAGGCTCCTTCAGAAGTCCTGTCAGAGCCTTGTTTAATATTTCCTCTATTGTCACGCCGTTCTGCTGAATCTGCCAGCCGCAGTAAGCTGTCCCGTCGTAAGCTACAATCAGTTTAATTCGTCTCATCTTTCATCTCCTGCCGTCATTCGTTACTGTTCCCTCCGTGCACAGTAGCCGTGATTCTTCTACAGGACAACGCGGATCGCGATCACGGCCGCCAGATAGACAATGAATACGGCATAGGCCGCCCTGTCTCTTTTCTCATAATGAAGCGGCTTCATCTTCGTCCTTCCCTCGCCGCCGCGATAACATCTGGCCTCCATAGCCATGGCAAGATCCGTCGCACGCCGGAATGCGGAAACAAACAGGGGAACTAAAAGCGGTATCATGCTCTTTGCCCGCTGCATCAGATTACCCGTCTCGAAGTCAGCCCCTCTGGCCATCTGAGCCTTCATAATCTTATCCGTCTCCTCGATCAGAATCGGGATAAAACGAAGCGCAATCGACATCATCATCGAAACTTCATGAACGGGAACACGGATTTTATTTAAAAATCCAAGGCTCCTCTCCAGACCGTCCGTAAGCTGGTTGGGAGTCGTGGTCAGCGTCATGATGGATGAACCCAGAACCAGATACATCAGGCGCAGTCCCATAAAGAAAGCCAGGCTCAGCCCCTCCGCCGTTATCTTCAGGAAACCGAGACGGAAAATCACGCGCCCCTCCGTCAAAAACAGGTTAAAACTGACGCTGATCAGCAGCAGGAAGACAATCGCCTTTAACCCCTTCACAATAAATTTGAAGGGAACCTTCGATACCCGGATTACCACAGCCAGAAAAAGGGTGGCAACCAGATAACACCAAAGGTTATTTGCAAAAAAAAGTGAAATAATATAAATCATTGTCCCGAACAGCTTCGTCCTCGGATCCAGACGGTGAACCGTCGAATCTACCGGATAATACTGTCCGATCGTGATATCTCTAATCATAACGTAAGCCTCCCCCTCTCCCGAAGGAGGTTAAGAATCGCATCCCTCGCCTCTTCCACGGTCGTAATCGTATCATCCACCGGGATTCCCTGTTCCCTGAGTTCCTGCACGACATACGTAATCTGAGGCGCCGCCAGGCCCATGCCCTCCAGTTCCTTATAATGTTTAAACACTTCCCGCGGGGTGTCGTCGTAAACCTTCTCCCCATGGTTCATCACCATGATCCGGTCTACATAGCGGGCCATATCTTCCATACTGTGTGAAACAAGAAGAATTGTCAGACCGTGCTGGCGGTTCAGTCTCTCCACCTGATCGAGGATCTCATCACGGCCCTGCGGATCCAGCCCTGCCGTCGGCTCATCCAGAATCATCATCTCCGGACGCATAGCCAGAACCCCGGCAATTGCCACCCTTCTCTTCTGTCCGCCCGACAGCTCAAAAGGAGACTGCTCGTAAAAGCTCTCATCCATTCCCACCAGATCCAGCGCATGTCTGGCCCTTTTCTCCGTCTCCTCCTTCGTACAGCCCAGGTTCTTCGGGCCAAAACAGACATCGGAAAACACATCGGCCTCAAAAAGCTGATGCTCCGGATACTGGAATACAAGCCCAACTTTACTCCGCAGCTCCTTCATCTTATATCCATCGCTGAAAATGCTTGTCCCGTGATATAAGATATCCCCGCTGGTAGGACGGATTAGTCCGTTCAGATGCTGGATTAACGTGGATTTACCAGAACCGGTATGCCCGATCAGACCGACAAACTCACCGTCGTTTATCTCAAAATTCACATGTTTCAGGGCATGCTGCTCAAAGGCAGTCCCCACTCCATATGTGTAATTCAAATCTACAACCTTAATCGACATATCTTTATTCCTCTTTTAAGAGCGGAAGCAACGCTTCCATCAGCTCTTCTTTCCTGAGTATTCCATCCGGCAGCGCAGCTCCGCTCTTCTTCAGCTCATAGGCCAGCTCCGTCACCTGGGGAACGTCCAGACGGTAGCTCTTAAGCTCGTCCACCCTGGAAAAAATCTCCTTCGGAGTCCCGTCCATAACAATCTTTCCGCCGTCCATGACAATCACCCTGTCCGCATCGATTACTTCTTCCATATAATGGGTGATTAAGAGCACGGTAATCCCTTCCGCCCGGTTCAGTTCCCGAACAGTGCTGATAACGTCTTTGCGGCCGTTGGGATCCAGCATTGCAGTCGGCTCATCCAGGACAATGCACTGTGGCTTCATCGCCATGACACCCGCAATCGCCACCCTCTGCTTCTGTCCGCCCGACAGACGGTTGGGAGACTTCTTCCTGTAAGCCGTCATCCCCACTGCCTTAAGGCTGTTGTCCACGCGTTCCCAGATCTCCTCGGTGGGAACTCCGATGTTCTCCAGGCCAAAGCCCACATCTTCTTCCACCACATTGCCGATAATCTGGTTGTCCGGGTTCTGGAACACCATCCCGGCCGTCTTTCTCACATCCCACAGAAGATCGTCGTCCGCCGTATCCATCTCAGACACCCAGACCGTTCCCTCCGTCGGAATCAAAATACCGTTAATATGTTTTGCGAATGTGGACTTGCCCGAACCGTTATGTCCCAGGACCGCCACAAAGCTCCCCTTTTCTATCTCCACATCCACGTGATCGATAGCCCGGTTCACTTCTTCTATTTTATCTTCTTCATCCCGCCTGATATAATCAAAAACGAGATTTGCCGCTTTTATAATATTCATGATCAAGCCCTTCATAACCGCATCTTATCACTGCGCATTTGTGTAAATTGTAGAGCAATTGTAACTGGGAGTCAAGTAATATTTTGTCTGAAGACATCCCTTCAAACTCCTGCCCTTTTTCTATAAGATAAGTTTCATCCTTCCGCCGATCATTTTATCATATCGAAGCCTTGGATACAATTAAATAACAATTAAAACCGATTTTCAGGGTACTAACTTTCCTGAAACCGGTTTTTCCTTCGTTCTTTTAATATTTCATATCTTATCGCCATATCAGAAAAGAGAGGCTCATGCAAGGCCTTTTGGGACTGCCATAAAAAAATCAAAGAATTGGATAGGATTTTGTGCCACTCGGTGGAAGCTTGCCGGCTCCACCATTGAATAGCCAGTCGTCTCATTTGACACACGGTCAAACGAACCTGCCGGTATAATATAAGTAGCTATTGCTGCTACTGCCAGGAATGCTGTAAGAATAAGCATTGGGTTGATTGCTTTTACCTGTTTTGTTTCTGTACTACTCCTTTTTAACATATCTTTCCCTTCTTTCTTAACCCCGTATTATCAAGTCCTGAAAATACATAACAATTTCAAATATATTTTTCCAAATATATTCCAGTAAAACTGCGTTGTGCTATAATTATTTTATACTTTGTACAGCTGCTTTTTACCGCCTTCTGCACATCGTTCTTTCATACGTAACCATTTATTCACTCTTCAGTAAAGGAGATGTATTAATGGAACTGCTTCAATTACGTTATTTTGTCACCGTCGCACGGATGGAGAACATTTCTCATGCCGCCATCTATCACATGATCCCGCAATCAGACATGTCAAAAACCATTTCTAAACTGGAGCGGGAATTGGGCACCCCTCTCTTTAACCGAACTAAAAACAAACTTTCTTTGACGGAAGCAGGCAAATGTCTCTACCTTGGAGTACAAAAAAGCTTATTTGCGCTGGATTCATCCCTTTTGGAAATCAGAGAAGAGAAGAATCCCAATGTACTGCGCGGTGAAGTCAGATGTCTTATCCTGCAGCATCGGTATAATCTGATAAACTATATTGCCGCTTTTAAACATGAACATCCCAGCGTCCGCTTTATTATTTCACACAGGTCGGGGGACTTCACCGAGTACGAGCTGTGCGTATCGGCATTCGCACCCACGGAAAATGATGACATATGCGTCCCTCTTGTCGAGGAACCGTTAAAAATCGCTGTATCCGCCTCCCATCCACTGGCCGGACGTCAATCCGTTACACTTCCCGAACTACGTTATGAGAATTTTCTGTTTCTCTCACCCGATTCCAATATCGTCCGTATTTTAATGTCTCACTGTGATCAATATGGATTCCATCCGAACACTATCACATACATAGATGACTTGAAATGCATTGAAAAATATGTAGACTGCAAGTTCGGCATAGCTGTTGTGCCGACGGTTTCCTGGAAACATCTTGATTTCACCGGTTCTATGCTTCTGGATGTGGATGAACCATTGTTTACCCGTAAAACTTTTCTCTTTCGAAGCAGTCTCAGGCCTTTGAATAATGCCTCCAGAGCCTTTTTTGAATATCTTCAGCAAAACTTTGAAAACGCTGTTGAACATTCCTGAATTTTCTACCGAAGTTCTGCTAAAAGAGCGAAAAGATATTCCTCAGCCTTATATACAGAAGGAATGCTCATTCCTTCTGATGGGCTGTGATTGTTCCATCGATCTGGTCCGTATGCAATAGCATCCATCCCAGCTTTTTTTAAGAAGAAATAGCCGACTTCCAGGCCAACGTGGATAGAACAAGTCTCAGGCTCTTCCCCAAACATCCTTCGGTAAACTGCCACTGCGGTATCTCGTAAAACAGAGTCGGCACCATCATGATCTGTTCTGGCGAATACGCATACGGAGGTTTTTTGCATTCATCCAGTGAAACTCTGATATTTTCTCCTGTTATGGGATGCTCCTTGTGAAGTGTTTCTTCCATCTCTGCCGCCGCTTTCGCTAACTCAGGTACGTCCCTTCGGCAAGAACCAAATCGGCCTGGGCGTCACGGGCCAAGGCAATATAACTGTCGCCTCCTTTCAAATCTGAAATTGCGAAGGGAAACATTTTTTTAATCTTCAGCAGAAAACGGCCTAAAATTCCGATAGCGTTGTCACAGCCACGGTTAATTTCCCTTTCGGAATGACCGCCTGCCAGCCCGCTGATTGCTATCCGCATACATCTATTCGCTTCCGGCAAGTTAACAAGCTCCAACGGCTGTCGGATTTGCGCCGCCATACCTCCTGAACTTGCACACAAAAGCTGATTGTCATAAGAACCGTCCAGATTAATCAGAAAAGCTGCTCTCTGCTGTACATGTTCCTTCCCTCCTTATCTTTCCACTGTTTCCCGCGTTTTTACTGTCTAAATTATAATCAGATCTGCCATTCAAAAAACTATAAAATTCTCCATATAATCCAAACATCAGAAGATATATTTGAGTCACAAGGGGTCGAAAACCGTCCTCAATTACAGCATGCGGTAAACCGCACAACCTCTTAATAATACAGATTTCAACAATGAAAATGCCGCTGTAAAAGCAGATAAATCATCTACTTCTACAGCGGCTCTTTTTCCCGCCCTGTATTTAATTTTTCCTGTTAAAATTATTGGAAATCCTTTTCCGCATCTCCCGTATAAAGCACTTTACCGGCTCTTTTTTCCATATAAATCGAAAGTCCCAGCGCCGCCAGCCCATAGAGCATGGCTCCGATGATGGCCGCCACGGGAAGTGTCTGGAACAGCAGGTAGGTCTGGATTACTACGAGTATCATGGCAACCGCCGCCACCGCGTTCATTGTTCCCGGTTTCAGAATAAAGAATGCTTTCTTGCATGCCTCGGGATACCTCTTATGTAACTGTGTCGAGGCGGCAATCGGTATAATAGTCATAAAGATCGAGATTCCCGAACCGTAGGTGGAAACCGTCTTCAGCGAAACTCCTGTAATTACCGGCACGATACCGATCAGGTAAAACATCGTAAGCAGCACATGGGGGGTGCCGAACCGTTTATTTACCCTGGTCAGAACCGATGGAAGATAGCCGTCGGCCGCAGCCGCGAGAAGAGGTTTTGTCACCCAGCCAAACACCGAATTCAGCGTTGTGGCAATTGCAAAAAGCGCTCCTCCAATGATGAAATAAGTGTATAGCGGTCCTGGCAGGATTGCCCTTGCCACCTCCGACAGGTTCTTGTTCGCCACCTGTGCCCAGGGAAGCACTCCCGAAGCCACCAGGCCGAGAAAAGCATAGAACACACCGACAATACCGGTTCCAAGAATCATACACAGTGGAATATCCCTGCCCGGATTCTTCATCTCACCGCCCATATTGGCGATAACATTGGAACCGCCCACGGCAAATGTCATAAGAGCCGATGCCGTCATCAATCCGACGATACCGTTAGGCACAACATTGTCTGAGGTAAAGGCCTCAAAATTCACCTGAGGAATTCCATATCCGATAAACAGTACAAATGCGGACAGCAGCACAAGCACCATTATTTTCTGAACCATGGCCGCCGACTTTACCCCAATGAGGTTCAACACGTAAAACAGTGTCAGCAGGGCTGCGCCGACCAGTTTAAACGGAATCCCGGGCACCAGTGACTGCATGTAGTCGGCAAATGAAATTGCATACAGCGAAAGCGTAATATTATATGAAAGAAAAATCAAAACATAAAAAACTCCCCATCGCGGAGCCAGAAGTCTGGCGCCATACATATATGCCCCTCCGGTGGCCGGAAGAGTGGATCCCATAATAGCGGTCGGAAGAAACAGTACAATTACCAGGAATGCCGCTATGATAAATGCCAGCACCACTCCGTTTCCGGTAAAGCCGATGGCCTGCCCCGTCATGGCCATAACTCCGGTTCCAATACTTTGTCCAATTGCAATACTCAACGCTTCTTTAAAACCTATATCTTTTTTCAGAGCAACCGTCTCGCTCATAATACCCTCCTTTATATGCCATAATTACCCGCCCGGCGGACATGAAAACATGTCCGCTGCAAGTATTATACCATAATCAGCTCCCCATTCTGCAATTAACAATACAGATATGGACACTCGGCGCGATTTGGGCCGATTTCACTTCTTCCCTGTTATTCTTTATAAAAACTCATACGGCATGTGGGACATCCATTTGCAATTGTATCCGTTAGTTCAAAGCCAAGTCCCATCCCCTTCGCCATGTTTCTGTCTCCTTCCATGGCCATATCACACAGCTTCATACAGGTTTCGTCATCATAGCCTAAGTCCTGCCAGGATTTTAAGAGCGGGCAGAAATGATATTCTATATCTACTTTCGCCTCTCCTTCCGGCGTTACCTCGGCCTCAAAGGCATTTACCGCAACCGGTGAACCAAATGCCTGGGCAAATTTCTCCATGTCCAGGGAACCATTACCGTCGTCCAGTGCTTTTTTAATATCGGCTCCCTGATTCTGTCCGTATCTTCTGACTGCTCTGCGGATAATCTCTTCCCCCTCCTCTCCTATACCGGCTTTGCACGCCTCCTCATAAATCAGCGCCATCCAGCAGGCTCTTGTACCTACGGCTCCCCTCAGGATATTAGCCTTCTCATCGTCCAGAATTGATGCTTTGTTTGTAATGCTGCTCATAGTTTCTTTCCTCCTCATAGAATTTGTTTACTTCTCTGTTTCGTCATGACACTTTCGCCGGTCTGCCGCTTACGGCTGTGACAGATGCATTTTCACCGGCGGCCATACTCTCTTTACTGAGCATAATGGAGATAATATTCATATCCACCCCGGACATCCCCTCCCGTGAAAGGCGGGCCACATTCCGGATCGTCTCCTCCACACGGCAGCTTATAATTCCGTCCGTCTGCCTTATGATACTTCCCTCTATTGCAAGGCTTGCTGCCAGAACAGCCTCCCCCGCGCAGTTTCCCAGCTTCAGCGCACATCCGTCTTTTGCCCCGTCGCAGAGCATCCCCGATACACTTCCAAGCATGTTCTGGATGGCTCCCTCTATCTGTTCCCGGCTTCCGCCCATCAGCCACACAACGGCTCCTGCTCCGGCCGCACCCGAAAGAGTGGCTCCGCAAATGGGCGAGAGACGGCCGACATGGTATTTAATGCGGATTGTAAGCAGAATACTCATCATGACGCTCCGAAGCATTTTCTCTTCTCCGCAGCCCAGATATTCTGCCGCCGACGCCGGAAGTAAAATAGCCTCAAACCCCTGGTTCCCGCTGCCCAGCACGGTCATGGCGGAGAGCGGGGCTCCTCCCATCCGGCAGTCACAGGCGGCAGCTACATTCATTTTAACGAAGCTTGCCAAATCGTCCGGGAGCACACCCTTTTTCACCATTCCGCGTATTTTTTTTCCAATATTCAGTCCATAACTCCGGCTGAGTCCCATCTGTGCCGCGAGACGGTTCATCTCAATACCTTCTTTTAAAAAAGCGATTTCCCCAACCGGTATTTTCTCACAGATATCAACCAAATCGCATATGGACGACTCAGTTATCCACACTTCTCCTCCATATGAGTCCACATTGTGGCCATTCCTCCGGTCCAGCAGAATCTTACCGTCTTTTTCTATGTAGACCAGATTGTCATGTCTGTCCAGCGTAATGGTCCGTACTGCCTCCTGCCCGGCGCTTGCCGTCACTTCGATATAAAACCGGTTATCCGGCTCCACTTCCAATGTGATAATACCATGTTTCAGCATTTTTTCAGCCTCTTCGGTCAGCTCCGCCGTAACCCGTGAGAATAATTCCATCGTGTTGTCCCTTCCCGCCAGCAGCGCTCCCAGAGCTGCCGCCAGAGGGATACCCGCTTTATCCGTATTGGGAATTTTCACACAGAATGCGTTTTTAAAAATATTGGAACTCAGCTTCAGATGTATTTTCGCTGCCGGCAAATTTAGTCTGCCGCATGTATTGGACACAGCAAGACCAATCGCGGCCGGTTCCGTGCACCCCATCCCCGGTTTCATCTCCGACTGAATCAACCTGATAATCGCTTCCTGATCCATTGCTCCATTTCCTCCTTTCTCCTTATCTGCCCTATATATAAGCAACCTCCGTGCCACTTTTCCGTATACCATGGTTTTAAGCGGAAAAATCTGTAAAATAAAGTCCCAGTCTCTCTTTTTTGAATTGACTTTACCTGTTTTTATCTGTTATCCTCCTCTTTTCCAGTCTCTTCCTGCATTTTTGAGTACAAAAAAAGACCTTATCAAAAGGTCTTTTTCTGGTATCTGCCCTAAAAATGTCCAGGAAATCATCTTCTACAGGATGATAGTATGGAATCGCCTGCAGCTCTCTCTTAATAAGTAAAATATTCTTTACCTATGTAAAATATATTTTACTCACTATGTATCATATTTTTTACACATTTCCAGACGCCGCATGCGGTGATACAGATTCTGCCGGGAAATTCCTAATTTCTCTGCCGCCTTCTTCTGATTGCCTCCGTTCCGAAGAAGCGCTGTCTCAATCAGCTCCCTTTCATATGTCTGCAGACTGTCGGAAAGACTTACGCAATCACTGCTTACACTTCCTCCTGCTCTCATAGCCGGCCCGCCTCCCGCTATCATGGCGTGTTCCACTGTTACGGCGGCTTCTTCGGCGGTTTCAAACTGTCCCTGGAGATGGCGCGGCAGATCCGAAAGCTTCAGCTCACTTTCTTCCGCCCTGATCATCATGTTCTCAATCACATAATCCAGTTCCCGAACATTGCCGGGCCAGTCATACGCCAGAAGGAGACGCTC is part of the [Clostridium] symbiosum genome and encodes:
- a CDS encoding L-serine ammonia-lyase, iron-sulfur-dependent, subunit alpha — translated: MDQEAIIRLIQSEMKPGMGCTEPAAIGLAVSNTCGRLNLPAAKIHLKLSSNIFKNAFCVKIPNTDKAGIPLAAALGALLAGRDNTMELFSRVTAELTEEAEKMLKHGIITLEVEPDNRFYIEVTASAGQEAVRTITLDRHDNLVYIEKDGKILLDRRNGHNVDSYGGEVWITESSICDLVDICEKIPVGEIAFLKEGIEMNRLAAQMGLSRSYGLNIGKKIRGMVKKGVLPDDLASFVKMNVAAACDCRMGGAPLSAMTVLGSGNQGFEAILLPASAAEYLGCGEEKMLRSVMMSILLTIRIKYHVGRLSPICGATLSGAAGAGAVVWLMGGSREQIEGAIQNMLGSVSGMLCDGAKDGCALKLGNCAGEAVLAASLAIEGSIIRQTDGIISCRVEETIRNVARLSREGMSGVDMNIISIMLSKESMAAGENASVTAVSGRPAKVS